The Daucus carota subsp. sativus chromosome 2, DH1 v3.0, whole genome shotgun sequence genome includes a window with the following:
- the LOC108207889 gene encoding AP2/ERF and B3 domain-containing transcription repressor TEM1 yields the protein MCYDTSLNSDARLSPPHKRKRLEKDVVIAIHDGEYHAREFLFKKVLAKSDVGRLSRLIIPKRFAIQHFPSIDVNARRWNKFVKAYKLQAGDNVLFYKNYNGDEGFFGIEVRYAGTRNVVGSLANNLYNGEEFINDDTVRVKEEHEVSASQLKEKDVMLFGVRIKRASKDFQGESNDVIKEEEDYLVHKADYRRVKEEEFEGLKVDLNLSL from the exons ATGTGTTATGATACAAGTCTCAACAGTGATGCTAGGCTATCCCCTCCACACAAGCGGAAAAGATTGGAAAAAGATGTTGTCATTGCGATTCATGATGGAGAGTATCATGCTCGAGAATTCCTATTCAAAAAAGTACTTGCCAAGAGTGATGTTGGTAGGTTAAGCAGGTTGATCATCCCGAAAAGGTTTGCGATTCAGCACTTTCCCAGCATTGATGTCAATGCAC GCCGCTGGAATAAATTTGTGAAGGCGTATAAACTCCAGGCTGGTGACAACGTTCTGTTTTACAAGAATTACAATGGAGATGAAGGCTTTTTTGGTATTGAAGTTCGTTATGCAGGTACAAGAAACGTTGTTGGCTCCTTAGCAAATAATTTATACAATGGAGAAGAGTTCATAAATGATGATACTGTAAGGGTCAAGGAAGAACATGAGGTGTCAGCATCTCAACTCAAGGAAAAAGATGTTATGCTATTTGGCGTTCGTATAAAAAGAGCGTCCAAAGATTTTCAAG GTGAAAGCAACGACGTGATTAAAGAAGAGGAGGATTATTTAGTACACAAGGCCGACTATCGGAGAGTGAAGGAAGAGGAATTTGAAGGCCTGAAAGTAGACCTTAACTTATCACTCTGA
- the LOC108207890 gene encoding AP2/ERF and B3 domain-containing transcription factor At1g51120-like, whose translation MCYDTSLNSDARLSPPHKRQRLEKDAVIAIHDGEYHAREFLFKKVLAKSDVGRLSRLIIPKRFAIQHFPSIDVNARIEDCVFHIDFYDARKNLWTFRYCFWKCSRSYVFTGGWNKFVKAYKLQAGDNVLFYKNYSGDESFFGIEVRYAGARNVVGSLANNLYNGEELMNDDTARVKEEHEVSASQLKEKDVMLFGVRIKRASKDFQGGRSNDVIKEEEDYSVHRADCWRVKE comes from the exons ATGTGTTATGATACAAGTCTCAACAGTGATGCTAGGCTATCCCCTCCACACAAGCGGCAACGATTGGAAAAAGATGCTGTCATTGCGATTCATGATGGAGAGTATCATGCTCGAGAATTCCTATTCAAAAAAGTACTTGCCAAGAGTGATGTTGGTAGGTTAAGCAGGTTGATCATCCCGAAAAGGTTTGCGATTCAGCACTTTCCCAGCATTGATGTCAATGCACGTATAGAAGATTGTGTGTTTCACATTGATTTTTATGATGCTCGAAAAAATCTATGGACTTTTCGCTATTGCTTCTGGAAGTGTAGCCGGAGTTATGTCTTCACAGGAGGCTGGAATAAATTTGTGAAGGCGTATAAACTCCAGGCTGGTGACAACGTTCTGTTTTACAAGAATTACAGTGGAGATGAAAGCTTTTTTGGTATTGAAGTTCGTTATGCAGGTGCAAGAAACGTTGTTGGCTCCTTAGCAAATAATTTATACAATGGAGAAGAGTTGATGAATGATGATACTGCAAGGGTCAAGGAAGAACATGAGGTTTCAGCATCTCAACTCAAGGAAAAAGATGTTATGCTATTTGGCGTTCGTATAAAAAGAGCGTCCAAAGATTTTCAAG GTGGAAGAAGCAACGACGTGATTAAAGAAGAGGAGGATTATTCAGTACACAGGGCCGACTGTTGGAGAGTGAAGGAATAG
- the LOC108207891 gene encoding uncharacterized protein LOC108207891 gives MGGKASPDAAQVSDEHKKAEKERTEAHIKTLDDLVSVNSLFTLAVFVGLSQASPGAISLENRQECNAGPGVAKMLVLYEVVAFACFLLSSLVAKVIKLLLGLDSERFKLVQDRFDLKDFLLILTASASIRIGLYSCGSAEARRAINWALGTIVGIALTIYVLALIIAIYASITTDGQYSISSKTNSDKKGGGNQKDESSGLIEGRSAV, from the exons ATGGGTGGAAAGGCGAGTCCGGATGCTGCACAAGTGAGTGATGAACATAAAAAAGCGGAAAAGGAGAGGACAGAAGCTCATATTAAAACACTAGATGATCTTGTTAGTGTCAATTCACTCTTCACTTTAGCCGTGTTTGTGGGCTTATCTCAGGCTTCACCAGGCGCTATCAGCCTCGAGAATCGTCAAGAGTGTAATGCTGGTCCTGGGGTAGCTAAAATGCTGGTTCTGTACGAAGTTGTGGCCTTTGCTTGTTTCCTCTTATCAAGCCTTGTCGCGAAGGTTATTAAGCTGCTCTTGGGCTTGGATAGTGAGAGATTCAAGTTGGTTCAAGATAGATTCGATTTGAAAGACTTTTTGTTGATTTTAACTGCCAGTGCATCT ATTCGAATAGGCTTGTATTCTTGTGGGAGTGCTGAAGCAAGGAGAGCCATTAATTGGGCTCTCGGTACTATCGTTGGAATTGCTTTGACGATTTACGTGCTGGCTCTGATTATAGCTATTTATGCTTCTATTACTACTGATGGTCAGTATTCGATTAGTTCGAAAACCAATTCTGATAAAAAGGGGGGTGGCAATCAGAAAGATGAAAGTTCTGGTTTAATCGAAGGCCGTTCAGCCGTTTGA